A genome region from Thalassotalea euphylliae includes the following:
- the nhaC gene encoding Na+/H+ antiporter NhaC produces MSQPLDSQPRIPSMLDAFIPIIALIAMLSTAVVYFGDNSSYGPNQIALLIAMGIAIIIGLKNGFDWHSGFDWHSIEKAIVNGISLSLSAVLILLAVGSLIGTWLLSGTVPTLVYFGLQIIDPSWFYAAACVVCGIVAMSIGSSWTTAATVGVAFIGIATGFEMSTAVTAGAVISGAYFGDKLSPLSETTNLAPAVAGTELFAHIRNMLWTTVPSITIALILFLIIGFDHSGQGTGNTDSITTLTTTLEATYNISALNLIPLAVLLTLAYKKMPAFPAVSVGALIGAVWAVIFQQELIATMAAEGVEGVKATIMVVWTAFFDGVTVDTGNANIDELLSRGGMSSMLNTIWLVMTALSFGAVLEHLGMLRRFVDAILAAAKSTGSLIASTVATCIGTNLITADQYMAIVMPGRMYKEEYERRGFHPTTLSRTLEDSGTITSPLIPWNTCGAFMMGALALGSYEYIFYCFFNIINPILAIIYGYAGFKMNKMSEQPA; encoded by the coding sequence ATGTCACAACCTCTTGATTCGCAGCCTAGAATCCCGAGCATGCTGGATGCATTTATTCCGATAATTGCACTGATTGCCATGCTTTCTACCGCAGTAGTTTATTTTGGTGATAACTCGTCTTATGGTCCCAACCAAATAGCCTTATTAATCGCAATGGGTATTGCGATCATCATTGGCTTGAAAAATGGTTTTGATTGGCACTCTGGTTTTGATTGGCACTCTATTGAAAAGGCGATTGTTAATGGTATTTCATTGTCGCTCAGTGCGGTTTTGATTTTGTTAGCCGTTGGCTCGCTTATTGGTACTTGGTTATTATCGGGGACCGTACCAACGCTGGTTTATTTTGGTCTGCAAATTATTGACCCCAGTTGGTTCTATGCTGCAGCCTGTGTGGTGTGTGGTATTGTCGCCATGAGTATTGGTAGTTCATGGACTACTGCCGCCACTGTTGGTGTTGCCTTTATTGGCATAGCAACTGGTTTTGAAATGTCGACCGCCGTCACTGCTGGTGCGGTAATTTCTGGTGCCTATTTTGGTGATAAGTTATCGCCATTATCTGAAACAACAAACTTAGCACCAGCTGTTGCCGGTACTGAGCTATTTGCCCATATTCGCAATATGCTGTGGACAACGGTACCTTCAATTACCATAGCGTTAATTCTATTTTTAATTATTGGCTTTGATCATTCAGGGCAGGGTACAGGCAATACTGACAGCATAACTACGCTAACTACTACGCTTGAAGCGACTTACAATATTTCAGCGTTAAACCTTATCCCGTTAGCTGTGTTATTAACATTAGCCTACAAAAAAATGCCAGCGTTTCCTGCCGTATCGGTAGGTGCCTTAATTGGTGCTGTATGGGCAGTGATTTTTCAACAAGAGTTAATTGCGACAATGGCCGCCGAGGGCGTTGAAGGTGTCAAGGCAACCATTATGGTGGTTTGGACAGCATTTTTTGATGGTGTAACCGTCGATACTGGTAATGCCAACATTGATGAGCTGTTAAGCCGTGGAGGTATGTCAAGCATGCTTAACACCATCTGGCTAGTGATGACGGCGTTGAGCTTTGGCGCAGTGTTAGAACATTTGGGGATGTTACGTCGTTTTGTTGATGCCATTTTAGCCGCGGCTAAATCAACCGGTAGTTTGATTGCCAGCACAGTGGCGACCTGTATTGGTACTAACCTAATTACCGCCGATCAGTATATGGCAATAGTCATGCCTGGTCGCATGTACAAAGAAGAATATGAACGCAGAGGCTTCCATCCAACGACGTTAAGTAGAACACTAGAAGATTCAGGCACTATTACTTCGCCACTGATCCCATGGAATACTTGTGGTGCATTTATGATGGGGGCATTGGCATTAGGTTCTTATGAGTATATTTTTTACTGCTTCTTTAATATTATTAACCCAATACTAGCGATTATTTATGGCTACGCTGGCTTTAAAATGAATAAAATGTCTGAGCAGCCTGCCTAG
- the prc gene encoding carboxy terminal-processing peptidase: MQKFCRIALAISLAFSANVMAEKAQEPDALPTLKPESQHATASKRITAQFTRAHYKQIKVDDLLSEQIFDRYIKQLDYAKNVFLASDIEKFANYRDDFDQVIARGKLDIAYEIYNLNLQRRLERYEYALTLLEKPFDFTVDEVYAYDREDAAAPQSIEELNELWRQKVKYDALNLTLAGKEWEKVQEILGKRYRYAIRRLKQSESEDVFQIVMNSFARVVEPHTSYLSPRNAERFQMEMNLSLEGIGAVLRAEEDYTVIQSIVNGGPADKSNELKPKDRIVGVAQDQDDFVDVIGWRLDDVVDLIKGPKGSNVRLQVLPGDSDDSSNIKVVSIVRDKIKLEDRAAKSEVYYEHDLEQSGKKLGVITIPSFYNNLSRDVKKELEKLKSEKVEGVIVDLRGNGGGSLTEATLLTGLFIDKGPVVQVRDGANRVQVNSDRDGFSYYDGPLTVMVDRYSASASEIFSAAIQDYGRGVIVGEQTFGKGTVQQHRGLGRVYDLFDKPFGSIQFTIAKFYRINGGSTQHRGVTPDILFPSAIDPAEWGESKEENALPWDQIAKAKYRTLDDITTDVSYLDSLHQERIKANAEFNYLLSDIEEYKQEKDDKSISLNLVARKEKREARKAKQLVRANERLAMLGLKTVESLDDLPDELDDIDPFLDEAAKITYDLVALGKVAKNKVTQ; this comes from the coding sequence ATGCAAAAATTTTGTCGTATAGCACTTGCCATATCGCTAGCATTTTCTGCCAATGTAATGGCAGAGAAGGCTCAAGAACCTGACGCTCTTCCAACGTTAAAACCTGAAAGCCAACACGCTACCGCCAGTAAGCGCATTACGGCACAATTTACCCGTGCCCATTACAAGCAAATAAAAGTTGACGATCTGCTCTCTGAGCAGATTTTCGACCGCTACATCAAGCAACTTGATTACGCTAAGAATGTTTTTCTAGCGTCTGATATCGAAAAATTTGCCAATTACCGCGATGATTTTGATCAAGTGATTGCTCGTGGCAAGCTTGATATTGCTTATGAAATTTATAACCTCAATCTGCAACGTCGTTTAGAGCGTTATGAGTACGCTCTGACATTGCTAGAAAAGCCATTCGACTTCACGGTTGATGAAGTTTATGCCTATGATCGCGAAGATGCCGCAGCGCCGCAGAGCATTGAAGAGCTGAATGAACTTTGGCGTCAAAAAGTAAAGTATGATGCTTTGAACCTAACGCTTGCTGGCAAAGAGTGGGAAAAAGTCCAAGAAATTCTTGGTAAACGATACCGCTATGCTATTCGTCGCTTAAAGCAAAGTGAAAGCGAAGATGTTTTCCAAATTGTGATGAATAGCTTTGCTCGTGTTGTTGAGCCTCACACTTCTTATTTATCACCGCGCAATGCTGAACGTTTCCAAATGGAAATGAACCTTTCACTTGAAGGTATTGGTGCTGTGTTGCGTGCAGAAGAAGACTACACAGTTATTCAAAGCATTGTGAATGGCGGCCCAGCCGATAAATCAAATGAGCTAAAGCCTAAAGATCGCATTGTTGGTGTTGCACAAGACCAAGACGATTTTGTTGATGTGATTGGCTGGCGCTTAGATGATGTTGTCGACTTAATCAAAGGGCCAAAAGGTAGTAATGTGCGTTTACAAGTGCTGCCTGGCGATTCAGATGATTCATCGAATATTAAAGTTGTCTCAATTGTTCGCGATAAAATTAAGTTAGAAGACAGAGCTGCTAAGTCTGAAGTTTATTACGAGCATGACTTAGAACAAAGCGGTAAGAAGCTTGGCGTTATCACTATTCCTAGCTTTTATAACAATTTATCACGTGATGTGAAAAAAGAGCTTGAAAAGCTTAAGTCTGAGAAGGTCGAGGGCGTTATTGTTGATTTACGCGGCAATGGCGGTGGTTCGTTAACGGAAGCAACGCTATTAACTGGCTTGTTTATCGACAAGGGACCAGTTGTTCAAGTGCGAGATGGTGCGAACCGTGTGCAAGTGAACAGTGATCGCGACGGCTTTAGTTATTATGATGGGCCGTTAACAGTGATGGTTGATCGCTACAGTGCATCAGCTAGCGAAATATTCTCTGCGGCAATTCAAGACTATGGCCGTGGTGTTATCGTTGGTGAACAAACCTTTGGTAAGGGCACTGTGCAACAGCACCGTGGGCTAGGTCGAGTATATGATTTGTTTGATAAGCCGTTTGGTAGTATCCAATTCACGATCGCTAAGTTTTATCGCATTAACGGTGGTTCAACGCAACACCGTGGTGTAACGCCTGACATCTTATTTCCATCGGCAATCGATCCGGCGGAGTGGGGCGAGAGTAAAGAAGAGAATGCGCTGCCTTGGGACCAGATCGCCAAAGCAAAATATCGAACACTTGATGATATTACCACGGATGTTTCATATCTTGACTCATTGCATCAAGAGCGTATCAAAGCGAATGCTGAATTTAACTATTTGCTAAGTGATATTGAAGAATATAAGCAAGAGAAAGACGATAAGTCGATTTCGCTTAATCTAGTTGCACGTAAAGAAAAACGTGAAGCGCGTAAAGCTAAACAGCTAGTAAGAGCAAATGAACGTTTGGCTATGCTAGGGCTAAAAACCGTAGAAAGCCTAGACGATTTGCCTGATGAGCTTGATGACATCGATCCTTTCTTAGATGAAGCAGCGAAAATCACCTACGATTTAGTTGCATTGGGAAAAGTGGCAAAAAATAAAGTTACTCAGTAA
- the proQ gene encoding RNA chaperone ProQ — protein METKRTSSKEIIAYLAEKFPACFSIEGAAKPLKIGIFQDLAEQLSEDETVSKTRLRQALRHYTSSWRYLKSIKVGSHRVDLAGNNAEAIDEAQAEYAAKTLKESQDKFANKKQQDNKDKKPYKGKKNNNAQAAGDNKRSQKFKAVKSPTKRAPKPAVELKPVESTTIKVNQQVKVRIGQAPMNATITEVAGDDISVQLDSGMVIKTHIQNIFSE, from the coding sequence ATGGAAACTAAAAGAACTAGCAGCAAAGAAATTATTGCCTATTTAGCAGAAAAATTTCCTGCGTGCTTTAGCATAGAAGGTGCTGCTAAGCCTTTAAAAATTGGCATTTTCCAAGATTTAGCTGAGCAATTAAGTGAAGATGAAACGGTTAGTAAAACACGTTTGCGTCAAGCACTTCGTCACTACACTAGTAGCTGGCGTTACCTGAAGTCAATTAAAGTTGGCAGTCACCGCGTTGACTTAGCTGGTAACAATGCTGAAGCAATTGATGAAGCGCAAGCAGAGTACGCTGCGAAGACACTAAAAGAAAGCCAAGATAAATTTGCTAACAAAAAACAGCAAGACAACAAGGACAAAAAGCCTTATAAGGGTAAGAAGAACAACAATGCACAAGCTGCTGGCGACAACAAACGTAGCCAGAAGTTTAAAGCTGTTAAATCACCTACTAAGCGTGCACCAAAACCAGCGGTTGAGCTAAAGCCTGTAGAATCAACTACAATAAAGGTCAACCAACAAGTTAAGGTGCGAATTGGTCAAGCACCAATGAACGCGACCATTACAGAAGTAGCAGGTGATGATATTAGTGTTCAACTTGACTCAGGAATGGTGATTAAAACTCACATTCAAAATATTTTCTCCGAATAA
- a CDS encoding GAF domain-containing protein, which translates to MDKTAFYQQLYKQVAAIIEGEHDLIANMANISALLFESLEYVNWAGFYRREGDGLVLGPFQGKVACIRIPLGKGVCGTAAATAQTQRIADVHAFEGHIACDAASNSEIVIPVKLNDEVVAVLDIDSIEYDRFEQADQDGLEAIVRLLEQQAAS; encoded by the coding sequence ATGGATAAGACCGCATTTTATCAGCAGTTATACAAGCAAGTGGCTGCTATTATTGAGGGTGAGCATGACCTAATTGCCAACATGGCAAACATCAGCGCACTTTTATTTGAGTCATTAGAATATGTTAACTGGGCAGGCTTTTACCGTCGTGAAGGTGATGGCCTAGTGTTAGGGCCGTTTCAAGGTAAAGTTGCTTGTATTCGTATCCCTCTAGGTAAGGGTGTTTGTGGTACAGCAGCAGCAACAGCACAAACGCAGCGTATCGCTGATGTACATGCTTTTGAAGGCCATATTGCTTGTGATGCTGCGAGCAATTCTGAAATTGTTATTCCAGTAAAATTAAATGACGAAGTGGTTGCGGTACTCGATATAGACAGCATCGAATACGACCGCTTTGAACAAGCAGACCAAGATGGCTTAGAAGCCATAGTGCGTTTACTTGAGCAACAAGCTGCTAGCTAA
- a CDS encoding SIMPL domain-containing protein yields the protein MKFRLFLFSLLAINSTHLFAEQAKGITVVGKASIAKAPDQFKVVFTLEQRTAIIAKAKAKIDQQTNLLTRAAKAMRIKDDDIKTTSVQVVPIYPKPNTNLHRVYVEQDFNQGDGVVALNSNTESKSKAKPNRRAEVVFDLRRQVEVILTDVDDYERLLDKALKIGVTRISPVQSSLAKAETLYQQALTQAVANAKTKALRLAENLGVELGPVQMLNEHAYRAPGQVMMAAEAFDGARQMKSYSGTSEISAEVTVTFMLKSN from the coding sequence ATGAAGTTCAGGTTATTTCTTTTCAGTTTACTTGCGATTAACAGCACTCATTTATTTGCAGAACAAGCTAAAGGTATTACTGTTGTTGGCAAAGCATCTATTGCTAAGGCACCCGATCAATTTAAAGTGGTCTTTACGCTTGAACAGCGCACGGCAATCATTGCTAAAGCTAAGGCAAAAATAGATCAACAAACAAATTTGCTAACACGCGCGGCCAAAGCAATGCGCATCAAAGATGATGATATCAAAACGACTAGCGTTCAAGTGGTGCCGATTTACCCCAAACCCAATACTAACCTTCATCGAGTGTATGTTGAGCAAGACTTTAATCAAGGTGATGGTGTGGTTGCTTTAAATAGCAATACAGAATCTAAAAGTAAGGCGAAACCTAATCGTCGCGCAGAGGTTGTCTTTGATCTTCGTCGTCAAGTGGAAGTGATATTAACTGATGTTGATGATTACGAGCGCTTGTTGGATAAGGCGTTAAAAATTGGCGTAACACGTATTTCTCCTGTGCAATCAAGCCTCGCTAAAGCAGAAACACTATACCAACAAGCATTAACTCAAGCGGTTGCCAATGCGAAAACTAAGGCGCTACGTTTGGCTGAAAATTTAGGTGTTGAATTAGGGCCAGTACAAATGTTGAACGAGCATGCTTATCGAGCGCCAGGGCAAGTGATGATGGCTGCTGAAGCGTTTGATGGCGCTCGACAGATGAAAAGTTATTCAGGTACAAGTGAAATTAGCGCAGAGGTAACCGTTACATTTATGTTAAAAAGCAATTAA
- a CDS encoding DUF2057 domain-containing protein, whose amino-acid sequence MKSSLISPLKFISLATSFFILFNAQSLSAKELIFPDVYEVLKVNGDSFSRGLFESESKITLPVGRHVILYRYSELFEDADNDDHVKVKSDQFVLVVNKAEETIKVSSPRNQEEKQAREYAKSPSLTLTTSSGEKVEYQTFALADFEQRQYQSVLDTSSSNEGASAKPAMLPALPNQEGSDRTAHSRALDMLNYWWQQASEQEKAAFKQQHKL is encoded by the coding sequence ATGAAATCATCCTTAATCTCCCCTTTAAAGTTTATTAGCCTTGCTACAAGTTTTTTTATTCTTTTCAATGCTCAGAGTTTATCTGCCAAAGAACTTATTTTTCCTGACGTTTACGAAGTTTTAAAAGTTAATGGCGATTCATTTAGCCGTGGCTTGTTTGAATCTGAAAGCAAGATTACCTTGCCTGTTGGCCGCCACGTGATTCTATATCGTTACAGCGAGCTTTTTGAGGATGCTGATAACGACGATCATGTAAAGGTTAAATCTGATCAATTTGTTTTGGTTGTAAATAAAGCAGAAGAAACCATTAAAGTTTCATCTCCTAGAAACCAAGAAGAAAAACAAGCGCGTGAATATGCGAAATCGCCATCTTTAACATTAACGACTTCAAGCGGTGAAAAGGTCGAATACCAAACCTTTGCGTTGGCCGATTTTGAACAGCGTCAATATCAATCGGTATTAGACACTAGTTCTAGCAACGAGGGAGCGTCAGCTAAACCTGCAATGCTGCCAGCACTTCCTAATCAAGAAGGTAGCGATAGAACAGCTCATTCTCGTGCATTAGACATGCTCAATTACTGGTGGCAGCAAGCAAGTGAACAAGAAAAAGCCGCCTTTAAACAACAACACAAGTTGTAG
- the prpF gene encoding 2-methylaconitate cis-trans isomerase PrpF, which produces MTSAPQVKIPATYMRGGTSKGVFFSLTDLPERCQVPGEARDNLLLRVIGSPDPYGKQTDGMGGATSSTSKTVIVAKSTQADHDVDYLFGQVAIDRPFVDWSGNCGNLTAAVGAFAIMSGLVEPSKIPENGVCTVRIWQQNIGKTIIAQVPITNGEVQETGNFELDGVTFPAAEVPVEFIEPVDPSEAMFPTGNLVDQLEVPGIGTFNATLINAGIPTIFLDAEEIEYLGTELQDDINNSAEKLAYFEKIRTTGALKMGLISHPDEAKTRQHTPKVAFVAPAQSYQASSGKLISADDIDINVRALSMGKLHHAMMGTAAVAIASAAAISGTVVNSAAGGGERESIVFGHPSGTLKVGAKASDIDGQWRIDKAVMSRSARLLMEGRVAVPAGSF; this is translated from the coding sequence ATGACTAGCGCACCACAAGTAAAAATTCCCGCCACCTATATGCGCGGCGGAACCTCTAAAGGCGTGTTTTTCAGCTTAACTGACTTACCTGAGCGCTGCCAAGTGCCAGGTGAGGCGCGTGATAATTTGTTGCTGCGCGTCATTGGCTCACCGGATCCTTATGGTAAACAAACCGATGGCATGGGCGGGGCAACCTCCAGCACATCAAAAACAGTGATTGTTGCTAAATCTACTCAAGCAGATCACGATGTGGATTATTTGTTTGGTCAAGTGGCAATTGATAGGCCTTTTGTTGATTGGTCTGGCAACTGTGGCAATTTAACTGCTGCTGTTGGGGCCTTTGCTATTATGTCGGGCTTGGTTGAACCGTCAAAAATACCTGAAAACGGCGTTTGCACTGTACGTATTTGGCAGCAAAATATTGGCAAAACAATTATTGCGCAAGTCCCTATCACTAACGGAGAAGTGCAAGAAACAGGCAACTTTGAATTAGATGGCGTGACTTTTCCTGCAGCAGAGGTACCGGTTGAATTCATTGAGCCAGTTGATCCCAGCGAAGCCATGTTCCCAACGGGTAATCTTGTCGATCAGCTTGAGGTGCCAGGAATTGGCACTTTTAATGCGACATTAATTAATGCAGGTATTCCGACCATTTTCTTAGATGCGGAAGAAATTGAATATCTGGGGACTGAACTGCAAGACGATATTAACAACTCGGCTGAAAAGCTGGCCTATTTTGAGAAAATTCGAACAACTGGCGCACTGAAAATGGGGTTGATTAGTCATCCAGATGAAGCAAAAACGCGCCAACATACCCCCAAAGTTGCGTTTGTTGCGCCTGCTCAAAGTTATCAGGCATCAAGCGGTAAGCTAATATCGGCGGATGATATAGATATCAACGTTAGAGCGTTATCAATGGGCAAGTTACATCATGCCATGATGGGCACGGCTGCGGTGGCCATTGCCAGTGCGGCTGCTATCTCTGGTACAGTTGTGAACAGCGCAGCAGGAGGTGGTGAGCGAGAAAGCATCGTATTTGGTCACCCTTCAGGTACGTTAAAAGTAGGCGCGAAAGCGAGCGATATTGACGGTCAGTGGCGGATTGATAAAGCTGTGATGAGTCGAAGTGCTCGACTGTTAATGGAAGGGCGAGTAGCTGTTCCTGCGGGTAGCTTTTAG
- the acnD gene encoding Fe/S-dependent 2-methylisocitrate dehydratase AcnD, protein MNTNYRKPLTGTQLDYFDTRQAIEDIERGSYQKLPYTSRVLAEQLVRRCEPENLTAALQQIIGNKRDLDFPWYPARVVCHDILGQTALVDLAGLRDAISEQGGDPAKVNPVVPTQLIVDHSLAVEHGGFEVDAFEKNRAIEDRRNEDRFHFIEWTKTAFENVDVIPAGNGIMHQINLEKMSPVIQARDGVAFPDTCVGTDSHTPHVDALGVIAIGVGGLEAETVMLGRPSMMRLPDIVGVKLVGKRQPGITATDIVLAITEFLRSEKVVSSYLEFFGEGAASLTIGDRATISNMTPEYGASAGMFYIDQQTLDYLTITGREPEQVALVENYAKTTGLWADDLASAQYERVLTFDLSSVTRNMAGPSNPHRRLPTSDLQARGVAGQWHSPELDNWQGNMPDGACIIAAITSCTNTSNPRNVVAAGLVAKRANELGLVRKPWVKTSFAPGSKVAKLYLEEAGLLTELEQLGFGIVAYACTTCNGMSGALDPQIQQEVIDRDLYATAVLSGNRNFDGRIHPYAKQAFLASPPLVVAYAIAGTVRFDIEQDVLGIDKNGEPITLKDIWPSDEEIDAIVNAAVKPEQFKKIYEPMFNKDKGFSKAIDLKVDFGDEQNPYIDPLYQWREMSTYIRRPPYWATEGEGALAGERTMKGMRPLAVLGDNITTDHLSPSNAILASSAAGEYLAKMGLPEEDFNSYATHRGDHLTAQRATFANPKLFNEMCRDEQGQVIQGSLARVEPEGIQARMWEAIETYMARKQPLCIIAGADYGQGSSRDWAAKGVRLAGVEVIVAEGFERIHRTNLIGMGVLPLEFVNGDTRNTYQIDGSETFDVKGQTSPGGAMTVVMTRQQGANAGEQINIPVKCRLDTAEEVIVHAAGGVLQKFAQDFLEAASND, encoded by the coding sequence ATGAATACAAATTACCGCAAACCATTAACTGGCACTCAGCTAGATTATTTCGATACCCGCCAAGCAATAGAAGATATTGAGCGGGGTAGTTATCAAAAATTACCTTACACGTCACGCGTATTAGCTGAGCAATTAGTACGTCGCTGCGAACCTGAAAACTTGACGGCGGCATTGCAGCAAATCATTGGCAATAAACGTGATTTAGACTTCCCTTGGTATCCTGCTCGCGTTGTTTGCCATGACATTTTGGGGCAAACGGCATTAGTGGATTTAGCGGGCCTGCGCGATGCTATCTCCGAGCAGGGTGGTGATCCCGCCAAAGTCAATCCAGTGGTACCCACTCAGTTGATTGTTGATCACTCGCTAGCAGTTGAACACGGCGGCTTTGAAGTTGATGCATTTGAGAAAAACCGGGCGATTGAAGACAGACGCAATGAAGACAGATTCCATTTTATTGAATGGACCAAAACTGCTTTTGAAAATGTTGATGTTATACCTGCGGGTAACGGCATTATGCATCAAATTAACTTAGAGAAAATGTCGCCAGTCATTCAAGCGCGAGATGGTGTTGCCTTTCCTGATACCTGTGTCGGCACTGACTCGCACACCCCGCATGTTGATGCACTAGGGGTTATTGCTATTGGTGTTGGCGGCCTTGAAGCAGAAACTGTGATGTTAGGTCGGCCATCCATGATGCGTTTGCCTGATATTGTTGGTGTTAAATTGGTCGGTAAACGCCAACCGGGCATTACCGCAACCGATATTGTACTGGCAATTACTGAGTTTCTTCGCAGTGAAAAAGTGGTGTCGAGCTACTTAGAATTTTTCGGTGAAGGTGCTGCAAGCTTAACCATAGGTGATCGCGCAACCATCTCGAATATGACACCTGAATATGGCGCGTCTGCTGGGATGTTTTATATCGATCAGCAAACTTTAGATTACTTGACCATTACTGGTCGTGAGCCAGAGCAAGTCGCTTTAGTTGAAAATTATGCAAAAACTACAGGTTTGTGGGCAGACGACTTAGCAAGTGCTCAATACGAACGTGTCTTAACCTTTGATTTATCAAGTGTGACGCGCAACATGGCGGGCCCGTCTAACCCGCATCGCCGTTTGCCGACATCTGACTTACAAGCGCGAGGCGTGGCAGGTCAGTGGCACTCACCAGAGCTGGATAACTGGCAAGGTAATATGCCTGATGGAGCTTGTATTATTGCGGCAATTACCTCTTGTACAAATACCTCAAACCCAAGAAATGTAGTGGCTGCAGGACTAGTGGCTAAGCGCGCTAATGAATTGGGCTTGGTACGTAAGCCTTGGGTTAAAACCTCATTTGCCCCCGGCTCAAAAGTGGCCAAGCTGTACTTAGAAGAAGCTGGCTTGCTAACCGAACTTGAGCAATTAGGCTTTGGCATAGTCGCGTATGCTTGTACTACTTGTAATGGTATGTCTGGGGCATTAGACCCACAAATTCAACAAGAAGTGATTGACCGCGATTTGTATGCCACTGCCGTACTTTCAGGTAATCGCAACTTTGATGGCCGCATTCACCCTTACGCGAAACAAGCGTTTTTAGCGTCTCCACCACTTGTAGTCGCCTATGCGATTGCTGGCACAGTGCGTTTTGATATCGAGCAAGATGTACTTGGCATCGATAAGAATGGTGAGCCAATTACGTTAAAAGATATTTGGCCAAGTGATGAAGAAATTGACGCCATCGTCAACGCTGCGGTAAAACCTGAGCAGTTTAAAAAGATTTACGAGCCCATGTTCAACAAAGATAAAGGGTTTAGTAAGGCAATCGACTTAAAAGTCGATTTTGGTGACGAGCAAAACCCGTATATCGACCCGCTTTATCAGTGGCGCGAAATGTCAACTTATATTCGCCGTCCACCTTATTGGGCAACCGAAGGAGAAGGAGCGTTAGCAGGTGAGCGCACCATGAAAGGCATGCGACCACTAGCGGTTTTAGGGGACAATATCACCACCGATCATTTATCGCCGTCGAACGCCATTCTTGCTAGCTCAGCTGCCGGTGAGTACCTCGCGAAAATGGGGCTGCCGGAAGAAGATTTTAACTCTTACGCGACTCATCGCGGCGATCATTTAACCGCGCAGCGGGCAACTTTTGCTAACCCTAAACTCTTTAACGAAATGTGCCGTGATGAACAAGGGCAGGTAATCCAAGGATCACTTGCGCGTGTTGAACCCGAAGGTATACAAGCTCGCATGTGGGAAGCGATTGAAACATATATGGCGCGTAAGCAGCCACTGTGTATTATTGCTGGTGCTGACTATGGACAAGGATCTTCACGCGACTGGGCAGCAAAAGGTGTTCGCTTAGCAGGTGTTGAAGTGATTGTTGCAGAAGGGTTTGAACGTATTCACCGAACTAACTTGATAGGTATGGGAGTTTTACCGCTAGAGTTTGTTAACGGTGATACCCGTAACACCTACCAAATTGACGGTAGTGAAACCTTTGATGTAAAAGGACAAACCTCACCGGGCGGTGCCATGACAGTGGTGATGACCCGTCAACAAGGTGCTAATGCTGGCGAGCAAATTAATATTCCAGTGAAGTGCCGCTTAGATACTGCTGAAGAAGTGATTGTGCACGCAGCAGGCGGGGTATTACAAAAATTTGCTCAGGATTTTTTAGAGGCAGCAAGCAATGACTAG